A window of Tripterygium wilfordii isolate XIE 37 chromosome 7, ASM1340144v1, whole genome shotgun sequence contains these coding sequences:
- the LOC120001535 gene encoding yrdC domain-containing protein, mitochondrial isoform X1 encodes MNFPTIIAEKSTLLIPRLPLRGVPSIRFVSFWDQKRKLGTSCPPKMSWTVEKCEVGVGNRLGVVRPATEDHAQEAVEAVKAGKVVAVPTDTLYGFACDACSLEAVHRIYEIKGRKYTSPLAICVGDVSDIRRFAFTDHLPHGLLDALLPGPVTVVLQRGESSILEKSLNPGLESIGVRVPDCDFIRVVARGSGSALALTSANLSGQPSSVCIKDFETLWEHCAHVYDGGVLPSGRAGSTVVDLTKLGKYKILRPGSAKEETVTILEQHSLLEDTAA; translated from the exons ATGAACTTTCCTACAATAATTGCAGAGAAATCAACTCTCCTCATTCCTCGTCTTCCGCTCAGAG GTGTGCCCAGTATTAGGTTTGTGTCATTTTGGGACCAGAAGAGGAAATTGGGAACGAGTTGTCCACCGAAAATGTCTTGGACTGTAGAGAAATGCGAAGTTGGTGTTGGAAACCGATTGGGTGTGGTTCGCCCTGCTACAGAAGATCACGCCCAAGAGGCTGTTGAGGCCGTGAAAGCTGGCAAAGTCGTTGCTGTGCCCACTGATACACTCTATGGGTTCGCATGTGATGCTTG TTCCTTGGAGGCAGTTCATAGAATTTATGAGATCAAAGGACGTAAATATACAAGCCCTCTTGCAATCTGTGTTGGAGATGTATCAGACATAAGGCGCTTTGCTTTCACAGATCATCTGCCTCATGGCTTACTTGATGCTCTCCTTCCTGGACCTGTCACTGTTGTATTACAACGAG GTGAGTCCAGTATCCTTGAGAAGTCCTTGAATCCAGGATTGGAGAGCATAGGTGTCCGAGTCCCTGACTGTGACTTCATCAGGGTGGTTGCCCGAGGTTCGGGAAGTGCACTGGCCCTAACCAGTGCTAACCTAAGCGGACAGCCTAGTAGTGTTTGCATTAAGGATTTTGAGACCCTGTGGGAACATTGTGCTCATGTTTATGATGGCGGTGTGCTTCCATCAGGTCGAGCAGGATCAACAGTTGTGGACCTTACCAAGCTAGGAAAGTATAAGATTCTTAGACCGGGAAG TGCCAAGGAAGAAACTGTGACAATACTCGAGCAACATTCTCTGCTTGAAGATACAGCAGCCTGA
- the LOC120001535 gene encoding yrdC domain-containing protein, mitochondrial isoform X2: MSWTVEKCEVGVGNRLGVVRPATEDHAQEAVEAVKAGKVVAVPTDTLYGFACDACSLEAVHRIYEIKGRKYTSPLAICVGDVSDIRRFAFTDHLPHGLLDALLPGPVTVVLQRGESSILEKSLNPGLESIGVRVPDCDFIRVVARGSGSALALTSANLSGQPSSVCIKDFETLWEHCAHVYDGGVLPSGRAGSTVVDLTKLGKYKILRPGSAKEETVTILEQHSLLEDTAA; this comes from the exons ATGTCTTGGACTGTAGAGAAATGCGAAGTTGGTGTTGGAAACCGATTGGGTGTGGTTCGCCCTGCTACAGAAGATCACGCCCAAGAGGCTGTTGAGGCCGTGAAAGCTGGCAAAGTCGTTGCTGTGCCCACTGATACACTCTATGGGTTCGCATGTGATGCTTG TTCCTTGGAGGCAGTTCATAGAATTTATGAGATCAAAGGACGTAAATATACAAGCCCTCTTGCAATCTGTGTTGGAGATGTATCAGACATAAGGCGCTTTGCTTTCACAGATCATCTGCCTCATGGCTTACTTGATGCTCTCCTTCCTGGACCTGTCACTGTTGTATTACAACGAG GTGAGTCCAGTATCCTTGAGAAGTCCTTGAATCCAGGATTGGAGAGCATAGGTGTCCGAGTCCCTGACTGTGACTTCATCAGGGTGGTTGCCCGAGGTTCGGGAAGTGCACTGGCCCTAACCAGTGCTAACCTAAGCGGACAGCCTAGTAGTGTTTGCATTAAGGATTTTGAGACCCTGTGGGAACATTGTGCTCATGTTTATGATGGCGGTGTGCTTCCATCAGGTCGAGCAGGATCAACAGTTGTGGACCTTACCAAGCTAGGAAAGTATAAGATTCTTAGACCGGGAAG TGCCAAGGAAGAAACTGTGACAATACTCGAGCAACATTCTCTGCTTGAAGATACAGCAGCCTGA